ATCGTACACCGGATACTCCGATTTCTACGAGTTCACCGCGTCCCAGGATAACTACAACCTCAGCGCGGTCTACCAGTCGGTAATGTACCTGCTTCCCGATTACCAGACGAACTTCAATTTTATCGATATGAACAAGATGCAGTTTATCCCGTATTCCCTAGAGGAGGACCGGAAGGCGATCGAGACTATCGGGCTGGATTACCTGATAAAAATTAACTACCACGTACTGAACTATAAAACCCGTGTAATCGAGATCGCGGGGTTATGGAGCGACGGCAGCCGGATCGTATCCAATAAGATTATCCTCATTGGAACACCCGGCCCCGATACGTTCGATAAGGTCTATTCCTCGATGCAGAACGTGATGAAGTATATGATTAAGGTCGATCAGGGTAAACAGGCCGGTCAGCAGGCGGGGCTGAACAAGGAGCAGGTCTCCAGCTTTATCTATACGTACCTGACTAACGTGAACATCGTCACCATTACCAATAAGACTATTCCGACTGTTACTAACATTGCTCCCGTAGAAACGGGAATTAAAACATTCTACAACGATGATGAGATAAAAACTCTCAAGGTACTCGGCCCGTATAAGTACCTGGAAGTCGCGAACGTTTTATATCATAAAACTTTTACCAATGCGCAGATATACGATGAGAAAGGTTATCAGGTATCAATATATCCGGGGCTGAATATACTCAGTTTCTCGATGACAAAATCTACGAATAAGCCCGGATTGTTAGCTTATAAAGAAGAAAAGATATTCCTGATTAATTCGAAATCCTTATCCAGTTCCACTATCGATCTGAAAAACTATGCCCATGTCCCGGTTCACCATATTTTCCTCGATGCAACATTGAGTACAATATTTAATATCTCATACTATTTCCATTTCGGTATCAGAATAGGGTTATCCACTCTATCGAAACTGAAACTGGCAATCGGATACAGCGACCGATTGACTGGAAATCAGGCGAGTTTAATCCTTGGTTATGAGCATGCTATTTTTAACGATTTGAACGGCCCGGATATTTACCGGATGGAATACCGGTATAGTTTCTTTATCGATCTAAATTTGAACGGTTCGGCTTCTTCATTATCCAGCGGGGTAAATTTTAGGTTCAATCCGCTCCTATCGTTCAGTCTCGGATTGGAGGTTGGCTTCTACTCAGAATACGAATCCAAATTCGGATTCGGAGTATTCGCCCGTTACGATATCTATTTCCCTTACCCCACGGAGTATAGAAACTACGTGATGCTCAACTAATCCTTGCTCTTGACCTTCCGTCCGCGGCGGATCAGGATAAACACACCCACCCCGAGATACGCGGCCACCACCATAATCGAGACCGCCATCAGGATTCTCTGCGCCTGCCCGGTCAGCGAATAGGTGCTCATGATCTCCGACGTTTTCGGGCGGATCGCGATATCCGTATCCCGCTTCATCAGGAACATCATGCTATTCATAAAAAAGTCGAGGTTCCCGTTAGCCGAATTGATATAGACGTCGTTCACGAAATCCACGTCGCCTATCACAACCAGTCTGGACTGGATGATATTGGTGATAACCTGCAACGTGTTCGATATGCTGTCGATATTGGTATATATCTCGGATTTGTTACGGGTTACCGCCCATGCCGGGTACAACGGCCCCATGAAATCGACGCCCTTGTTATATTCCACCTTCTGCGCGGCGATCTCCTTCTCGGAGGTCTCCGCGTAGGCGTATTCCGACGTTTTCAGAAGCGGGTAGACCAAATATCCGTACCCCTGAATACGTTTATCCGAGGGTAACGGCTCGATACCGCTCGCGGTCATCAGTTTGACGTTATACTTATAGTCCTTGAACGGGATAGTGATCTCGTGGCCGCCGATCACGGTCGCGAGGAACTGGATATTACCGAGGGTCTGGTAGTTCTCCTGCTCGAGGATCAGGTTCTTCTCGATCAGGAAAAGCCCCATCTGGCGGAGTATATCGTTAATCATATAATTGATTTCGTAATCGAGCAGAATAAAGACGCTTCCGCCCTTATTGATATACATGCTGATTTTATTCAGCTCGTCCGCTATCATAGTTTTTATCGGATTGACTATCAGGAGACATCCCGCGTCCGCTGGGATATCGACAACACGCTGGAGATCGAGCGGCATGACCGCGATATTGTCGCGTTTAAGCTCCTCCATCAGCAGACTGTATCCTCCGGCTTCTCCCGACGTGATATCGAATTCGCCATGCCCAGAAAGGACATAGATAATACGGGGCTTCTGCGCGAGGATATTCTTGATCGCCGACGTGAACTCGACCTCGCCGTGGAATATAACATCGCCGCTCTGGGGGTCGCGCGAAAGGATCAGGCTGGACGCTACCTCGACCTTATTACCCTCGTACTCGAATACTACAGTACCGATTTTCGCGGGATTATTGATATTGACATTGTACTTGACCATTTTCACCGGATTAAGACGCGGGTCGAGAATCTCAACCTTGATATGGGGGTTCTTGCTCGCGTAGGCCGCGAGGAGCTTTTCGATATAATCGAGCTTCATCCTGACAACCGGATCGCCGGTATCGACCTTGAATATGACGACATTCATATCGTTGGTGACCTGGCCGATGACGGATACCGTCTGGTCGGAAAGCTGATAGAGCTTCGAGCCGGACAGATCGATATTCCATTCGAGCGAATCGGCGAAAACATAGATAAATACCAGTATCAGGAGGGATATGAATAACTGTACCCCTTTGTAGATACCCGTCATCGTACCGGAACGCTTCATCAACCCGGTGAACATCTCGCGAAAGAATACCATCGTGACCACGATCGCCGCGAGGCTCGCGAACAGGAAAATCTTCGTAATCAGCGGGTTTGCGCCGAGGATAATATACATCAGGATAGACACCGTCAGCAGCGCGCCAAGCGATATTTTCCAAATCAGGTCGATCTTGTGTTTATTGGTCGTTTCGGTATTATCGGGCATCTTTTCACTCCTCTGTAAAACTCGGTCTATGAAATATTTCGCTTATCTCGTACTTTGCACTTTATAACGGGTCTAGCCGTCACGCATTCATTCTATCTTCTTAGCTCTATCCCTCATCACGGGCTGCTGCGCAGACTATTCCCGATATCCGTCTTAAACTCGCTTTCAACTCATAGCCCATGCTCCACCTTTTTCTATCTCTCATCACGGGCTATTTATTTATATTACCCATCAGCTTTATATCGGGTCTAGCCGTCACGCAGTGACCTATTTCCAGGTCTTCGACTCGACCATCGTTTTCGCGAAAAACAGCGCAATATAAGTTCCGATCAGGAAGAACAGGATATCCTTGATCGAGAAATATCCCTCGGCGATATTCTGGTAATGATTGGCGAACGAGAGCTCGTCGATCAATTTGAGCACCGCAGGGTCGGGATTGATATTCGCGAGGAACTGGATGAGGAAGAGCGAGAAAAACACGGCGTAGGTCAGGATCGCGGCGATCACGAGGCTTCCTGTTACCGACGAGGCAGCCATCCCGAACGCGATAAAAAACGCGGACGAGAGAAGCATCCCGAGCATACTCATAATCACCGTGCTGAAATCGACCGCGGCGAAGAAACTCAGCGCGATCATAAACAGCAGCATCAGCATCATTCCCGCGCCGACAAACACCAGCACTCCGAGAAATTTACCGATCACTATTTCCCACGGGCTCGCGGGTGAGGTGAGAAGGAGCTCGTAAGTCCCCAGCCCCTTTTCCTCGGCGAGTATGCGCATGGTTATCAACGGGAGTACTATCATAATGATGGAATTTACGAATGAGAAATACGGCGAGAAGTCGGTGCTTTTCATCGGCGCGAATACATGCGCCTGGCAGAACACGAACGCCGCTATCGAGAGAAAGAACGTCATCACGATATAGCCGAGCGTGGAGGTAAAATAAGTTTTCAATTCCTTCCTGAATATTGACAGCATCATTCCCTCCTAATTTGTGAGCTTGAGGAACACGTCTTCGAGAGACGCCTTCTTCGACATCAGTTCCAATAGGCCGCACCCCATCCGAACCGCCTCGTCGGCGACCGTTTCCTGAATCTGGTCGCGCGCCTGTATAATTATCCGTTCGTTATCGCGCTGGGCGCTGATCACCTGCGGGTTCGCTTTCAGCTTGTTAATGAGGTCGTTCTCGTTCCGCGCGACACGCATAATAATCCAGAATCCTTCTTCATGGGACTTCTGAAGGTTATCGATACTGTCCGCCGCTATTATATGGCCGTCCTTAATAATGATCGTGTTTTCGCAGATTTCGTTCGCTTCCGCGAGAATGTGGGTGGACAGGATGATGGTACGGTTCTCGGCCTTAGCGAGACGGCGTATCAGGGAACGGATTTCCACTACCTGCCGGGGATCGAGCCCCACAGTGGGTTCGTCCATAATCAGCACCTTCGGGGAGTTGATGATACTCTGGGCGATCCCCACCCTCTGCTTCAATCCCTTCGATAGGAAGCGGATGAGCGTATTGCGGCGGTCGGTCAGATCGGTCATCTCGAGTATTTCGTCGATCCGGCTTTTCAACGCGGAGTCGCGTTTCATACCCTTGAGGGCGCCGACAAAATCGAGGTATTCGGTCACAGTCAGGTCGGGATAGAGCGGGGGTTTTTCGGGAAGGTAACCCAGCGAGGACTTGATCTCCTTCATATTCTCGAACAAGTCCATCCCGTCGATAAAAATATCGCCGAGGGTAGGAGCCATAAACCCGGTCAGTACGCGCATCGTGGTGGTCTTTCCGGCGCCGTTGGGGCCCAAGAACGCGACAACGTCTCCGCTCGCGATCTCGAAGCTGATATCGTCCACAGCGGTAAAATCGCCGTACTTGACAGTCACATGATCGACTTTAATCATCCCGGACCTCCGGTATGGAATTTGTGAATGACCATTGTAGCATGAAATCGAAATTATAGAAAGTTTATATATGGTCTCTTCCATAATTCGCCGATTCCCGGCGATAGTGAAGCGGCCATCAGGCGTATCTTATGTTTTTATATTCTAATAACAATATTTTTACCGCCTTATATATAGATAGGAAAAAGCGTTAATCAGATAGATAAAGTGAAAACATCCGTGGCCATCGCGAGTCCGTGGTGAAGCAACCGGTTATAAGTATCCCTCGGCAAACAGACCGCTTCGCCGCTTTGCGTCTCGCGGTGACAGGAACTTCACGGATACTCCTATAAATCATATATAAAGCTATCCCGTTTTTGCGAGACGGGGCGAAGCAATCGAATTATTTATACTATATAGACTGCTTCACCCCGCGCATTAAAAAAGTATGCAGCGCGGGGTATCGCGGTGACCTAAACATCACCCTGTGCAGTGTTGAGGGGGGTCCGGCGATAAAAAAAACGGACCGCTTCGCGACGGTCCGTATCGAGGGGTGAATTGGGCATATAAGAACGATGGTAAAAATATTAAGGGCGGTTCTAAAAACTCATAACATTTATAACAAATGACTTTGTAGTTTTATAGAATACGCCCAATGGGCACTAACTTGCCGCCGAGAATCGGCGGTTATTAGAAGTGCCCTTAAGTGTAAAAATAGTAGGAGAGGGAAGGGAAGCGGTTTTTTAAGTTATGCAAGACCCGTTTTTCAATCTGCCTGGCCGCCTCTGCCGTAATGGAGAACTGTACACCCAATCTTTGAAGGGTCTCGCGCTGTGGGTCGTCGAACCCGAAACGCTTCCGGATAATCTCCCGTTCCCGCTCGCTGAAGCTATCTATGGCATCGTATACGTCTTTCAGCATGGATTCGTCTTCGATAATCCTTTCGGGATTGAAACGTTCGTCGGGGATACTTTCGATCAGTTCGTCGCCTTCCGTGTAGGCCGCGTCGTTCAACGACTGCTCGCTATTCTTGTAGTAGAACAGCATATCCACGGCGTCGCGGCGGGAGACTTTAAGGGATTCCATAATCTCCTCGACATTGGGATAACGATGGGTGGTATTGATATAATCGTGCATATATTCCTTGATGCGCTTATTGATGGTATCCTTGCGATAGGAAATATTAAGGCAGTGTGACGGTTTGATAAACCCGCGAAGGATGGATTGTCTGATCCAGAACGCGGCGTAGGTGGAGAATTTCACTCCGCGCAGGTGGTCGAATTTCTTCGCGGCCTTCATCAATCCCATGTTCCCGTTCTGGATAATATCCATCAGGGAAATCGTTCCGCGGTAGTATTCGAGCGAGATCTTCACGACCAGTTTCAGGTTCGAGTTGATCATCTTCTGAAGAGCATCCTTGTCGCCGTCCAAAATCTTTTTCGCGAGCTCAATCTCTTCATTCTTGTCAATCAGGCCGTGCTTCGAAATATCCTTGAGGTACTTGCGAAACAGATACATGTCTTTCATCGAATTCCTCCACACCGTCAAACTCACTCCTAATAGGAGCAAATAGCGTGCCAGAATCCGAAACCCGATAAAAGGGATATTTCGTTCATTAATATATACTGGATATAGAGTTATTAAATTCAGGCTTGTGAAATATGAAATTTATCCCGAAGCTGTCTATTTTATTATACGCTTCTTTACATGTTATTTTTCTCTATAATAAACATCGCGAGCCGTAAGCGAAGCATTCTATCTCAGTATCATTTATCGAATTATAGACTATTTCACCCCGCGTAATTAAGACCCATTCTTTCGCGCTTGATGACGAAGAATGAATTTCAACTCTTTTTTGTCACTGCGAGACGCGAAACGGTGAAGCAGTCTGTATAACTCCTTAAAAATATTAAAATAAATTGCTTCTACCGCGCTTCAACAAATTTTGCATCGCGGCATCGCAATGATAAAACCGGGTTTGTTAACACGCTCTTTCGCGGGGTTCGCAGTGACAGGAATTGTCGTCATCGATACGCCCATCTACGGCCTCTTTTTCACCCCGCGGGTTTTCGGCTCGAACAGACGGTCGAGCATATAGTCGGGCTTAGGGTTACGGAACGCCGCGAAGATGTTATCCCGCAGGCCGGGAATCTCCCTCGCTAGGCCGTCGATGATGGAACGGACCTTCTCGCGCCGCAGTTCGTTTCGGACCAGCTTCGCGGGGCATTGCTC
This window of the Brevinematales bacterium genome carries:
- a CDS encoding GldG family protein yields the protein MPDNTETTNKHKIDLIWKISLGALLTVSILMYIILGANPLITKIFLFASLAAIVVTMVFFREMFTGLMKRSGTMTGIYKGVQLFISLLILVFIYVFADSLEWNIDLSGSKLYQLSDQTVSVIGQVTNDMNVVIFKVDTGDPVVRMKLDYIEKLLAAYASKNPHIKVEILDPRLNPVKMVKYNVNINNPAKIGTVVFEYEGNKVEVASSLILSRDPQSGDVIFHGEVEFTSAIKNILAQKPRIIYVLSGHGEFDITSGEAGGYSLLMEELKRDNIAVMPLDLQRVVDIPADAGCLLIVNPIKTMIADELNKISMYINKGGSVFILLDYEINYMINDILRQMGLFLIEKNLILEQENYQTLGNIQFLATVIGGHEITIPFKDYKYNVKLMTASGIEPLPSDKRIQGYGYLVYPLLKTSEYAYAETSEKEIAAQKVEYNKGVDFMGPLYPAWAVTRNKSEIYTNIDSISNTLQVITNIIQSRLVVIGDVDFVNDVYINSANGNLDFFMNSMMFLMKRDTDIAIRPKTSEIMSTYSLTGQAQRILMAVSIMVVAAYLGVGVFILIRRGRKVKSKD
- a CDS encoding ABC transporter permease subunit — encoded protein: MLSIFRKELKTYFTSTLGYIVMTFFLSIAAFVFCQAHVFAPMKSTDFSPYFSFVNSIIMIVLPLITMRILAEEKGLGTYELLLTSPASPWEIVIGKFLGVLVFVGAGMMLMLLFMIALSFFAAVDFSTVIMSMLGMLLSSAFFIAFGMAASSVTGSLVIAAILTYAVFFSLFLIQFLANINPDPAVLKLIDELSFANHYQNIAEGYFSIKDILFFLIGTYIALFFAKTMVESKTWK
- a CDS encoding ABC transporter ATP-binding protein, which codes for MIKVDHVTVKYGDFTAVDDISFEIASGDVVAFLGPNGAGKTTTMRVLTGFMAPTLGDIFIDGMDLFENMKEIKSSLGYLPEKPPLYPDLTVTEYLDFVGALKGMKRDSALKSRIDEILEMTDLTDRRNTLIRFLSKGLKQRVGIAQSIINSPKVLIMDEPTVGLDPRQVVEIRSLIRRLAKAENRTIILSTHILAEANEICENTIIIKDGHIIAADSIDNLQKSHEEGFWIIMRVARNENDLINKLKANPQVISAQRDNERIIIQARDQIQETVADEAVRMGCGLLELMSKKASLEDVFLKLTN
- a CDS encoding RNA polymerase sigma factor RpoD/SigA, translated to MKDMYLFRKYLKDISKHGLIDKNEEIELAKKILDGDKDALQKMINSNLKLVVKISLEYYRGTISLMDIIQNGNMGLMKAAKKFDHLRGVKFSTYAAFWIRQSILRGFIKPSHCLNISYRKDTINKRIKEYMHDYINTTHRYPNVEEIMESLKVSRRDAVDMLFYYKNSEQSLNDAAYTEGDELIESIPDERFNPERIIEDESMLKDVYDAIDSFSEREREIIRKRFGFDDPQRETLQRLGVQFSITAEAARQIEKRVLHNLKNRFPSLSYYFYT